One Aquarana catesbeiana isolate 2022-GZ linkage group LG04, ASM4218655v1, whole genome shotgun sequence genomic region harbors:
- the LOC141139037 gene encoding E3 ubiquitin/ISG15 ligase TRIM25-like → MAFSDARKELDCSICLNIYTNPVTLGCGHNFCKDCIEGVLDTQEESDYYNCPECRDRFYERPALGRNTTLCYIVESVRSTEPEKTEEKNQKQICTYCIHSPVPAVKSCLLCEASLCDDHLRVHSKSPQHVLSDLTTPQRNKKCSIHEKILEYYCTEDSVCLCGSCRLHGDHKEHLVGTLEKASEKRKENLTDALQELVKKREEMEESIKSLQKYKRKVQDSADSVTKRVTNLFRDIRRQLDILERGVHSEIARKADIVSFPISGLIEDLEIKKEELSRKIRHIEEIRNMTDPLSVLQESDKGDLCDTEDGDEEDKERRDKLLHGGGGLTATEILPLLHKGLFDIITGVNKGINIPEPADITLNEDTAHNYLYISDDGKTAHKVVENLNRSQSSERFGRYSECQVLSSECFSSGRHYWDVDVGGSSDWRVGLCYSSIDRTSRQADIGDNSMSWCLEIKSNELSVKHNSKSTTLACDSLINKVRINLDYEAGKISFYELGIPIRHLHTFICAFTDSLYAALYVKEGCIKICKENQKVTHLTPRLATSLAF, encoded by the coding sequence ATGGCGTTCTCTGATGCGAGGAAGGAGCTGGACtgttccatctgtctgaacatttataccaaTCCTGTGACACTGGGATGTGGACACAATTTCTGCAAGGACTGTATAGAAGGTGTTCTGGATACACAGGAGGAGTCTGACTATTATaactgtcctgaatgcagagataGGTTCTACGAGCGTCCTGCACTTGGCAGGAACACAACACTGTGCTACATAGTGGAGAGCGTCCGATCTACAGAGCCAGAGAAGACGGAGGAGAAGAACCAAAAACAGATCTGTACGTACTGTAttcactctcctgtacctgctgttaaatCTTGTCTcctgtgtgaagcttctctgtgtgatgaccatctgagagtccacagcaagtcacccCAACATGTCCTATCTGACCTCACCACTCCCCAGAGGAACAAGAAATGCTCCATCCatgagaagatcctggagtattactgcactgaggactcgGTCTGTCTCTGCGGGTCCTGCAGGCTGCATGGAGACCATAAGGAACACCTGGTGGGGACCCTGGAGAAGGCCTCTGAGAAGAGGAAGGAGAACCTGACAGATGCTCTGCAGGAATTggtgaaaaagagagaggagatggaggaaagcatcaagagtctgcagaagtacAAAAGAAAAGTACAAGACAGTGCAGACAGTGTAACCAAGAGAGTCACCAACCTATTCAGAGACATCAGGAGACAACTGGACATCCTGGAGAGAGGAGTTCATAGTGAGATAGCCAGGAAGGCAGATATTGTTTCTTTTCCCATCTCGGGTTTAATCGAGGATCTGgagataaagaaggaggagctgtccaggaagatacgtCACATCGAGGAGATACGTAACATGACAGATCCATTAAGTGTTTTACAGGAATCAGACaaaggtgacttgtgtgatactgaggatggagatgaggaGGACAAAGAGAGACGTGATAAACTCCTTCATGGTGGGGGGGGTCTGACTGCGACTGAGATCTTGCCCCTATTACATAAAGGATTATTTGATATAATAACAGGGGTAAATAAAGGGATAAATATACCTGAACCTGCAGATATAACGCTGAATGAAGACACGGCTCATAATTATCTATATATTTCAGATGATGGGAAGACCGCACACAAGGTGGTTGAAAACCTAAATCGTTCTCAATCATCAGAGAGATTCGGGAGATACTCCGAATGTCAGGTGTTGAGCAGTGAgtgtttctcctcagggagacattactgggatgtGGATGTTGGGGGATCATCAGACTGGAGAGTTGGGTTGTGTTACTCCAGTATAGACAGGACATCAAGGCAAGCAGATATTGGAGATAATTCCATGTCCTGGTGTCTGGAGATTAAGTCTAACGAATTATCAGTAAAACATAACTCCAAATCCACCACTTTAGCTTGTGATTCTTTAATAAACAAAGTCAGGATAAATCTGGATTACGAGGCTGGGAAAATCTCATTTTATGAGTTGGGTATCCCAatccgacacctccacaccttcatcTGCGCCTTCACTGACTCCCTCTATGCTGCATTATATGTAAAGGaaggttgtataaagatatgtaAAGAAAATCAGAAGGTGACACATTTAACCCCAAGACTGGCGACATCACTGGCATTCTGA
- the LOC141139035 gene encoding E3 ubiquitin/ISG15 ligase TRIM25-like, whose product MAFSDARKELDCSICLNIYTNPVTLRCGHNFCRDCIEHVLDTQEGSGIYCCPECRGEFQERPELVRNTTLRNIVESVRSTEPEKTEEKNQKQICTYCIHSPIPAVKSCLMCEASLCDDHLRVHNKSSQHVLSDLNTPQKNRKCSVHEKILEYYCTEDSACLCGSCRLHGDHQEHHVEALEKASEKRKENLTDALQKLVKKREEMEESIKSLQKYKRKVQDSIDGVTKRVTNLFRDIRRQLDILEKGVHIEIARKADIVSFPILGLIEDLEIKKAELSRKMHHIEGICNTADPLSVLQESDKGDLCYTEDGDEEDKERRDKLLHGGGSLTATEILPILHKGLFDIITGVNKWINIPEPADITLDEDTAHNCLYISDDRKTARKVVENLNRSQSSERFRGSSECQVLSSECFSSGRHYWDVDVGGSSDCRVGMCYSSIDRTSRHADIGDNSMSWCLEIKSNKLSVKHNYKSTTLACNSLINIVRINLDYKAGKIKFYELGIPIRHLHTFICAFTHSLYAALYVKEGCIKMCKENQKVTRLTRRLATSLAF is encoded by the coding sequence ATGGCGTTCTCTGATGCGAGGAAGGAGCTGGACtgttccatctgtctgaacatttataccaaTCCTGTGActctgagatgtggacacaacttctgcagGGACTGTATAGAGCATGttctggatacacaggaggggtctggcaTTTATTGCTGTCCTGAATGCAGAGGAGAGTTCCAGGAGCGACCTGAACTTGTCAGGAACACAACACTGCGCAATATAGTGGAGAGCGTCCGATCTACTGAGCCAGAGAAGACGGAGGAGAAGAACCAAAAACAGATCTGTACGTACTGTATTCACTCTCCTATACCTGCTGTTAAATCTTGTCTgatgtgtgaagcttctctgtgtgatgACCATCTGAGAGTCCATAACAAGTCATCCCAACATGTCCTATCTGACCTCAACACTCCCCAGAagaacaggaaatgctccgtccatgagaagatcctggagtattactgtaCCGAggactctgcctgtctctgtgggTCCTGCAGGCTGCATGGAGACCATCAGGAACACCACGTGGAGGCCCTGGAGAAGGCCTCTGAGAAGAGGAAGGAGAACCTGACAGATGCTTTGCAGAAATTggtgaaaaagagagaggagatggaggaaagcatcaagagtctgcagaagtacAAAAGAAAAGTACAAGACAGTATAGACGGTGTAACCAAGAGAGTCACCAACCTATTCAGAGACATCAGGAGACAACTGGACATCCTGGAAAAAGGAGTTCATATTGAGATAGCCAGGAAGGCAGATATTGTTTCTTTTCCCATCTTGGGTTTAATCGAGGATCTGGAGATAAAGAAGGccgagctgtccaggaagatgcatCACATTGAGGGGATCTGTAACACGGCGGATCCACTGAGTGTTTTACAGGAATCAGACAAAGGTGACTTGTGttatactgaggatggagatgaggaGGACAAAGAGAGACGTGATAAACTCCTTCATGGTGGGGGGAGTCTGACTGCAACTGAGATCTTGCCCATATTACATAAAGGATTATTTGATATAATAACAggggtaaataaatggataaataTACCTGAACCTGCAGATATAACACTGGATGAAGACACGGCTCATAATTGTCTATATATTTCAGATGATAGGAAGACCGCACGCAAGGTGGTTGAAAACCTAAATCGTTCTCAATCATCAGAGAGATTCAGGGGATCGTCAGAATGTCAGGTGTTGAGCAGTGAgtgtttctcctcagggagacattactgggatgtGGATGTTGGGGGATCATCAGACTGTAGAGTTGGGATGTGTTACTCCAGTATAGACAGGACATCAAGGCATGCAGATATTGGAGATAATTCCATGTCCTGGTGTCTGGAGATTAAGTCTAACAAATTATCAGTAAAACATAACTACAAATCCACCACTTTAGCCTGTAATTCTTTAATAAACATAGTCAGAATAAATTTGGATTACAAGGCTGGGAAAATCAAATTTTATGAGTTGGGTATCCCAatccgacacctccacaccttcatcTGCGCCTTCACTCACTCCCTCTATGCTGCATTATATGTAAAGGAAGGTTGTATAAAGATGTGTAAAGAAAATCAGAAGGTGACACGTTTAACGCGAAGACTGGCGACATCACTGGCATTCTGA
- the LOC141139038 gene encoding E3 ubiquitin/ISG15 ligase TRIM25-like, which yields MAFSDARKELDCSICLNIYTNPVTLRCGHNFCRDCIERVLDTQEESDYYNCPECRDRFYERPALGRNTTLCYIVESVRSTEPEKTEEKNQKQICTYCIHSPVPAVKSCLMCEASLCDDHLRVHSKSSQHVLSDLTTPQRNKKCSVHEKILEYYCTEDSTCLCGSCRLHGDHQQHQVEALEEASEKRKESLTDALQELVKKREEMEESIKSLKKYKRKAQDRIDGVTKRVTNLFRDLRRQLDILEKGVHSEIARKADIVSFPISGLIQDLEIKKAELSRKIRHIEEIRNMTDPLSVLQESDKGDLCNTEDEDEEYKERRDKLLHGGEDLTATEIMPLLHKGLFDIITGVNKGINIPEPADITLNEDTAHDCLYISDDRKTAHRVVENLIRFQSSERFGRYSECQVLSSEYFFSGRHYWDVDVGGSSDCRVGLCYSSIDRTSRQAGIGDNSMSWCLEIESNKLSVKHNCKSTTLACNSLINKVRINLDYEAGKISFYELGIPIRHFHTFICAFTDSLYAALYVKEGCIKMCKENQKV from the coding sequence ATGGCGTTCTCTGATGCGAGGAAGGAGCTGGACtgttccatctgtctgaacatttataccaaTCCTGTGActctgagatgtggacacaacttctgccgggactgTATAGAACGTGTTCTGGATACACAGGAGGAGTCTGACTATTATaactgtcctgaatgcagagataGGTTCTACGAGCGTCCTGCACTTGGCAGGAACACAACACTGTGCTACATAGTGGAGAGCGTTCGATCTACAGAGCCAGAGAAGACGGAGGAGAAGAACCAAAAACAGATCTGTACGTACTGTAttcactctcctgtacctgctgttaaatcttgtctgatgtgtgaagcttctctgtgtgatgaccatctgagagtccacagcaagtcatCCCAACATGTCCTATCTGACCTCACCACTCCCCAGAGGAACAAGAAATGCTCCGTCCatgagaagatcctggagtattactgcaccgaGGACTCTACCTGTCTCTGTGGGTCCTGCAGGCTGCATGGAGACCATCAGCAACACCAGGTGGAGGCCCTGGAGGAGGCCTCTGAGAAGAGGAAGGAAAGCCTGACAGATGCTTTGCAGGAATTggtgaaaaagagagaggagatggaggaaagcaTCAAGAGTCTAAAGAAGTACAAAAGAAAAGCACAAGACAGAATAGACGGTGTAACCAAGAGAGTCACTAACTTattcagagacctcaggagacaACTGGACATCCTGGAAAAAGGAGTTCATAGTGAGATAGCCAGGAAGGCAGATATTGTTTCTTTTCCCATCTCGGGTTTAATCCAGGATCTGGAGATAAAGAAGGccgagctgtccaggaagatacgtCACATTGAGGAGATACGTAACATGACAGATCCATTAAGTGTTTTACAGGAATCAGACAAAGGTGACTTGTGTAATACTGAGGATGAAGATGAGGAATACAAAGAGAGACGTGATAAACTCCTTCATGGTGGGGAGGATCTGACTGCAACTGAGATCATGCCCCTATTACATAAAGGATTATTTGATATAATAACAGGGGTAAATAAAGGGATAAATATACCTGAACCTGCAGATATAACACTGAATGAAGACACGGCTCATGATTGTCTATATATTTCAGATGATAGGAAGACCGCACACAGGGTGGTTGAAAACCTAATTCGTTTTCAATCATCAGAGAGGTTCGGGAGATACTCCGAATGTCAGGTGTTGAGCAGTGAGTATTTcttctcagggagacattactgggatgtGGATGTTGGGGGATCATCAGACTGTAGAGTTGGGTTGTGTTACTCCAGTATAGACAGGACATCAAGGCAAGCGGGGATTGGAGATAATTCCATGTCCTGGTGTCTGGAGATTGAGTCTAACAAATTATCAGTAAAACATAACTGCAAATCCACCACTTTAGCTTGTAATTCTTTAATAAACAAAGTCAGAATAAATCTGGATTACGAGGCTGGGAAAATCTCATTTTATGAGTTGGGTATCCCAATCCGACATTTCCACACCTTCATCTGCGCCTTCACTGACTCCCTCTATGCTGCATTATATGTAAAGGAAGGTTGTATAAAGATGTGTAAAGAAAATCAGAAGGTGTGA
- the LOC141139036 gene encoding E3 ubiquitin/ISG15 ligase TRIM25-like — protein sequence MAFSDARKELDCSICLNIYTNPVTLGCGHNFCKDCIEGVLDTQEESDYYNCPECRDRFYERPALGRNTTLCYIVESVRSTEPEKTEEKNQKQICTYCIHSPVPAVKSCLLCEASLCDDHLRVHSKSPQHVLSDLTTPQRNKKCSIHEKILEYYCTEDSVCLCGSCRLHGDHKEHLVGTLEKASEKRKENLTDALQELVKKREEMEESIKSLQKYKRKVQDSADSVTKRVTNLFRDIRRQLDILERGVHSEIARKADIVSFPISGLIEDLEIKKEELSRKIRHIEEIRNMTDPLSVLQESDKGDLCDTEDGDEEDKERRDKLLHGGGGLTATEILPLLHKGLFDIITGVNKGINIPEPADITLNEDTAHNYLYISDDGKTAHKVVENLNRSQSSERFGRYSECQVLSSECFSSGRHYWDVDVGGSSDWRVGLCYSSIDRTSRQADIGDNSMSWCLEIKSNELSVKHNSKSTTLACNSLINKVRINLDYEAGKISFYELGIPIRHLHTFICAFTDSLYAALYVKEGCIKICKENQKVTHLTPRLATSLAF from the coding sequence ATGGCGTTCTCTGATGCGAGGAAGGAGCTGGACtgttccatctgtctgaacatttataccaaTCCTGTGACACTGGGATGTGGACACAATTTCTGCAAGGACTGTATAGAAGGTGTTCTGGATACACAGGAGGAGTCTGACTATTATaactgtcctgaatgcagagataGGTTCTACGAGCGTCCTGCACTTGGCAGGAACACAACACTGTGCTACATAGTGGAGAGCGTCCGATCTACAGAGCCAGAGAAGACGGAGGAGAAGAACCAAAAACAGATCTGTACGTACTGTAttcactctcctgtacctgctgttaaatCTTGTCTcctgtgtgaagcttctctgtgtgatgaccatctgagagtccacagcaagtcacccCAACATGTCCTATCTGACCTCACCACTCCCCAGAGGAACAAGAAATGCTCCATCCatgagaagatcctggagtattactgcactgaggactcgGTCTGTCTCTGCGGGTCCTGCAGGCTGCATGGAGACCATAAGGAACACCTGGTGGGGACCCTGGAGAAGGCCTCTGAGAAGAGGAAGGAGAACCTGACAGATGCTCTGCAGGAATTggtgaaaaagagagaggagatggaggaaagcatcaagagtctgcagaagtacAAAAGAAAAGTACAAGACAGTGCAGACAGTGTAACCAAGAGAGTCACCAACCTATTCAGAGACATCAGGAGACAACTGGACATCCTGGAGAGAGGAGTTCATAGTGAGATAGCCAGGAAGGCAGATATTGTTTCTTTTCCCATCTCGGGTTTAATCGAGGATCTGgagataaagaaggaggagctgtccaggaagatacgtCACATCGAGGAGATACGTAACATGACAGATCCATTAAGTGTTTTACAGGAATCAGACaaaggtgacttgtgtgatactgaggatggagatgaggaGGACAAAGAGAGACGTGATAAACTCCTTCATGGTGGGGGGGGTCTGACTGCGACTGAGATCTTGCCCCTATTACATAAAGGATTATTTGATATAATAACAGGGGTAAATAAAGGGATAAATATACCTGAACCTGCAGATATAACGCTGAATGAAGACACGGCTCATAATTATCTATATATTTCAGATGATGGGAAGACCGCACACAAGGTGGTTGAAAACCTAAATCGTTCTCAATCATCAGAGAGATTCGGGAGATACTCCGAATGTCAGGTGTTGAGCAGTGAgtgtttctcctcagggagacattactgggatgtGGATGTTGGGGGATCATCAGACTGGAGAGTTGGGTTGTGTTACTCCAGTATAGACAGGACATCAAGGCAAGCAGATATTGGAGATAATTCCATGTCCTGGTGTCTGGAGATTAAGTCTAACGAATTATCAGTAAAACATAACTCCAAATCCACCACTTTAGCCTGTAATTCTTTAATAAACAAAGTCAGGATAAATCTGGATTACGAGGCTGGGAAAATCTCATTTTATGAGTTGGGTATCCCAatccgacacctccacaccttcatcTGCGCCTTCACTGACTCCCTCTATGCTGCATTATATGTAAAGGaaggttgtataaagatatgtaAAGAAAATCAGAAGGTGACACATTTAACCCCAAGACTGGCGACATCACTGGCATTCTGA